DNA from Candidatus Cloacimonadota bacterium:
GAAAAATAAATTTAAAAATCAAAAAATATTTCTTAAATATGATAAAATTAAATATGATGATGATAACAACTTACTGTGTTATGTTTACTTGAGAAACAAAACTTTTATCAATGCTCATCTTATAAAAACCGGTTTAGTAACTGTCGATACTTCTTATGATTATAAAAATTTGGAAAAATTAAAAAAAATGGAGTTATAAATAGCAAAAGAATGGATATTGAATAGTGCGATGAACAGATTTCAACTTAATTTTAAGAGGAATGTGGGAGCTGTATCAGCCGAAATTAGAAACTGTCAGCCTAAAAGTATTGAAGATTGGAAAGAGTATTATTTCGATAATGTAAGACCAAAACAACATATTGAAGATTTAGGGAAGAAATTATACATTAAAATAACAGAAGTAATATCTGCTGAAGTTGAAGATATAACTGAAGAAGATTGTATCGATTATATGTTACATATGGTGATCGATAGAACTTTTGACGGATTTATGACAGAAATCAAGACTGTTTATGGTCAATTACAAGTCGATATTCCTTATAAAATCGAGCCTGCTCCTGATGAATGGGATAGACTTTTCAATGTTGATTTTTACATTAAAATTAATGATGCTTATATTGGATTACAAATTAAACCTGTTAGTGATGTATCACAAATTCCTGAAATATATAAAGAACGAAAATTGCAAATGAAAACACACCTTGAATTCACAAAAAAATTCGGAGGTAAAGTGTTTTATATTTATTCAACCAAAGTTGGGAAAAAAAAGGAAATTCAGAACAAAGATGTTATTGAAGATATTCTATCTGAAATCAAAAAGCTTTCATAGAAGAACTTATAACACAATTTTTTCAAAATAATTTTATAATTTGATAAATCTTACAAAATTCTAAATTTTAAGAAACTTTATAAATGTACAAAAGGAAAACATATGAATCCAATTTACCTTGATTACAATGCCACTACTCCGATAGATCCGGAAGTTATAGCCGCAATGAAACCTTATCTCGATCAATATTTCGGCAATCCTTCTTCCTCTCATTTTTTTGGAATTCAGACCAGAAAAGCAGTGGAAACAGCCCGGAAACAGATCGCGGAAATGATAAACTGTTATCAGGATGAAATCATTTTTACCAGCGGAGGAACAGAATCAAATAATTATGCTATTAAGGGAATTGCTTCTGCCAATCGTGATAAAGGAAATCATATTATCACTTCGAGCATCGAACATCCGGCTGTAATCGAAGTCTGTAAATTCCTGGAAACGGAAGGCTTTCAGATAACATATTTACCGGTCGATGAATTTGGTTTGATCGATGTCGAAGATGTCAGAAAAGCTATTAAATCACAAACAATTTTGATCTCGATCATGCATGCCAACAACGAAGTCGGGACGATTCAACCGATATCCGAAATTGCCCGGATTGCAAAAAGCAATAATATTTTTTTGCACACGGATGCTGCTCAATCGATGGGAAAAATTCCGGTAAAAGTCGATGAACTTGGAATCGATCTGCTCTCGATTGCCGGTCATAAACTTTATGCTCCCAAAGGAATTGGAGCATTATTTATCAAACGAGGAACAAAACTCGCAAAACTTATGCACGGAGCAGATCATGAGCAGAATTTACGAGCTGGAACCGAAAATGTCCTTGAAATTGTAGGACTGGGAAAAGCCTGCAAAATTGCAGCGCGCGATCTTTCTGAAAATATGATTCATCTAAAAAAAATGAGAGATAAGTTGCATCAAGGATTATTGGAAAAATTCCCGGAATTAAAACTGAACGGACATCCAGAGACGCGGTTGCCGAATACTTTGAGCATCGCTTTTCCCAATATCGAAGCAAATCTCATTTTATCAGAAATGGAAGGAGTTGCTGCTTCTGCCGGAGCTGCCTGTCATTCTGATTCGATAGATGTTTCTCCTGTTCTTTCTGCGATGAAAGTTCCCTTGGATTATGCAATGGGAACGATCAGGTTCTCAACCGGAAAAATGACCAGTGAAGAGAAAATAAAAAAAGCAGTTGAAATTATTTCGGATGTGATCCAAAAACTTAAGCCTGACGCAAAAACATCCATCATTTCCGACAAAATCAAAATGACTCATTATACAGCAGGTTTGGGTTGTGCCTGCAAATTACGACCGCAAGCACTGGAAAAAATCTTACGAACTTTAGCTCCGA
Protein-coding regions in this window:
- a CDS encoding MjaI family restriction endonuclease is translated as MAKEWILNSAMNRFQLNFKRNVGAVSAEIRNCQPKSIEDWKEYYFDNVRPKQHIEDLGKKLYIKITEVISAEVEDITEEDCIDYMLHMVIDRTFDGFMTEIKTVYGQLQVDIPYKIEPAPDEWDRLFNVDFYIKINDAYIGLQIKPVSDVSQIPEIYKERKLQMKTHLEFTKKFGGKVFYIYSTKVGKKKEIQNKDVIEDILSEIKKLS
- a CDS encoding site-specific DNA-methyltransferase — protein: KNKFKNQKIFLKYDKIKYDDDNNLLCYVYLRNKTFINAHLIKTGLVTVDTSYDYKNLEKLKKMEL
- the selD gene encoding selenide, water dikinase SelD, whose translation is MNPIYLDYNATTPIDPEVIAAMKPYLDQYFGNPSSSHFFGIQTRKAVETARKQIAEMINCYQDEIIFTSGGTESNNYAIKGIASANRDKGNHIITSSIEHPAVIEVCKFLETEGFQITYLPVDEFGLIDVEDVRKAIKSQTILISIMHANNEVGTIQPISEIARIAKSNNIFLHTDAAQSMGKIPVKVDELGIDLLSIAGHKLYAPKGIGALFIKRGTKLAKLMHGADHEQNLRAGTENVLEIVGLGKACKIAARDLSENMIHLKKMRDKLHQGLLEKFPELKLNGHPETRLPNTLSIAFPNIEANLILSEMEGVAASAGAACHSDSIDVSPVLSAMKVPLDYAMGTIRFSTGKMTSEEKIKKAVEIISDVIQKLKPDAKTSIISDKIKMTHYTAGLGCACKLRPQALEKILRTLAPITDPNVLVGTNTADDAAVYLLDENTAIVQTVDFFTPIIDDPYQFGAITAANALSDIYAMGAKPLFALNIVGFPSNRLPMDVLKQMLLGAQDKAAEAGISIIGGHTIDDPEPKYGLVVLGIVHPDKILTNSKAEPGDKIILTKPIGLGIISTALKRGFADEKTQEKVYRIMSDLNKKAAEIMSKFPVNSCTDVTGFGLLGHLMEMTKASKVDAELFLKDVPIIPEAMEFITGNIIPGGTKNNLDYVSDYVIWNEKISHPEKIILCDAQTSGGLLISIKPDFAEKMLTELHNNGINDSAIIGSFIGNGEGKILVK